A region from the Drosophila mauritiana strain mau12 chromosome 2L, ASM438214v1, whole genome shotgun sequence genome encodes:
- the LOC117150534 gene encoding uncharacterized protein LOC117150534, with amino-acid sequence MDLLSSEECLLIAQRTLSVVEEHNVILINSQVDAGSKDLMGYMGEYYKLHLEAEVKGDKKKYFLNYFIKSLPRKNEPQREECERKGVFQKESALYSQLLPKIQKYATKKLYPKCYYSRNDILVLEDLTQDYRHLRANEYYTLDHYKIVLEHLSELHAASIAWEEKENVKIYESYKHVLIELHLDANNSWYITGLKAIVFLAARNPHFQTMKAQLFIQDKLYNLLTKAEELVAPSKTIRNVLCHRDTWDRNILYHFNNKSSVLPNACCIVDFQLTQYCSPTLDVLFLLYIVAPAEVRRAIYDECLEHYYKNLQHHLGRLGLNKNLITENSFRKECQRTRLAALVIWALTEPQTKMSPCISNRLRSEEPEKFDYYLNSDRSELLLRVIEIQPGYEETIMTPIRELVDYLMENENLYT; translated from the exons ATGGATTTactaagttcagaggaatgcCTTCTGATAGCTCAGAGAACTCTTTCAGTTGTCGAAGAACACAATGTGATACTTATAAACTCACAGGTGGATGCAGGCTCCAAGGATCTCATGGGATATATGGGAGAATACtacaaattgcatttggaAGCGGAGGTTAAAGGTgacaagaaaaaatatttcctTAACTATTTTATTAAAAGCCTGCCCCGCAAAAATGAACCACAAAGAGAGGAATGCGAACGCAAGGGAGTCTTTCAAAAGGAGTCTGCTCTATATAGCCAGTTATTACCTAAGATTCAAAAATATG CCACTAAGAAGCTTTATCCAAAATGTTACTACAGTCGGAATGATATCCTAGTGTTAGAAGATCTTACCCAGGACTACAGACATCTTAGAGCCAATGAATACTATACCTTAGATCATTATAAGATCGTTTTGGAACACCTATCTGAATTACATGCAGCTAGTATTGCTTGGgaagaaaaggaaaatgtaAAGATTTACGAAAGTTACAAACATGTGCTCATTGAGTTACATTTGGATGCAAATAACTCGTGGTACATAACTGGACTTAAG GCAATTGTTTTTTTAGCGGCACGTAATCCGCATTTTCAGACAATGAAAGCTCAGCTCTTTATTCAAGATAAACTCTACAATCTTCTAACCAAAGCTGAAGAACTGGTCGCTCCCTCGAAGACTATAAGAAATGTACTCTGCCATCGGGACACTTGGGATCGTAATATTCTGTACCATTTCAACAACAAATCTTCAGTATTACCCAATGCCTGCTGCATTGTTGATTTTCAACTCACCCAGTACTGTTCTCCCACCTTAGATGTTTTATTCCTACTCTACATTGTAGCCCCCGCTGAAGTCAGAAGGGCGATTTATGATGAGTGTCTCGAGCACTATTATAAGAATTTACAGCATCACCTGGGTCGTCTGGGCTTGAACAAGAATCTCATAACAGAAAATAGCTTTAGAAAAGAGTGCCAAAGAACGCGATTGGCTGCCCTTGTTATATGGGCTCTCACCGAGCCTCAGACCAAAATGTCACCCTGTATTTCAAATAGATTACGATCCGAAGAACCGGAGAAGTTTGACTATTACCTCAACAGCGATCGGAGTGAATTATTACTCAGGGTAATCGAGATTCAACCTGGTTACGAGGAGACCATTATGACGCCTATCAGGGAACTGGTGGATTACCTCATGGAGAATGAGAATTTATATACTTAG
- the LOC117142283 gene encoding uncharacterized protein LOC117142283, translating into MLSYRECQKILENAQGSAVRVKLLDYHLVRDLSAIGYLGDYYALTLRYCHEEEEIIKEMEFFVKAMPQQSAELAKKSIFQKESWLYDTLIKKLQALSNVKWSPDCVYSRKDLMVLENIKLKGFTAAGSAELNENFMKPLIKSVAAFHSASLVYEHQTKTNIGHSYGDNLLEITVDSEIAWFTTGLSAVLAVVRSLDRYQGNREQSFIDDKLMGIMGRIYEQAAPSKKYRNVLCHRDLWAGNIFFPPENSGPALLIDFQTCRYAPPASDLNFCLYMNLSSSKRTQMEKKGIDLYHTYLLQNLLELGLEELAICKSELLESYEEFRLFGVVYRAVAATVEKVPTDFVTNDFKYVDRSKVILSYMKTSPEFAAYMEECRVDVMEMALARANM; encoded by the exons ATGCTTTCTTACCGAGAGTGTCAAAAAATATTGGAAAATGCACAAGGAAGTGCCGTTAGAGTCAAGCTGTTGGACTACCATTTGGTCAGGGATCTCAGTGCGATCGGTTACCTGGGGGATTACTACGCACTGACGCTAAGATATTGCCAT GAGGAAGAAGAAATCATTAAGGAAATGGAATTCTTTGTAAAGGCTATGCCCCAGCAAAGTGCGgaattggccaaaaaaagtATTTTCCAAAAGGAGTCCTGGCTCTACGACACTCTCATAAAAAAACTGCAAGCTCTTT CCAACGTAAAGTGGAGTCCAGATTGCGTTTACAGCCGAAAAGACCTAATGGTACTGGAGAACATTAAGCTAAAGGGTTTCACAGCAGCTGGATCCGCAGAACTTAATGAAAACTTCATGAAACCATTAATTAAATCAGTTGCCGCATTTCATTCTGCCAGCTTGGTCTACGAACATCAGACAAAAACCAATATCGGTCACAGCTACGGTGATAACTTGTTAGAGATCACCGTAGACTCTGAAATTGCCTGGTTCACTACAGGACTCTCGGCTGTTCTAGCTGTCGTTCGAAGTCTTGACAGGTATCAGGGAAATAGGGAGCAATCTTTCATCGATGACAAGCTCATGGGCATAATGGGGAGAATCTACGAGCAAGCGGCACCTTCGAAAAAATACAGGAATGTCCTGTGCCATCGAGATCTTTGGGCTGGTAACATTTTCTTTCCCCCGGAAAATTCTGGGCCGGCTTTACTGATTGATTTTCAGACTTGCCGTTACGCTCCCCCAGCATCCGACCTCAATTTTTGCCTTTACATGAATTTAAGCTCAAGCAAGCGCACGCAAATGGAGAAGAAGGGCATTGACTTGTACCACACATATTTGCTGCAGAACCTCTTGGAATTGGGCCTTGAGGAACTGGCGATCTGCAAGTCAGAGCTGCTGGAATCCTACGAAGAGTTTCGGTTATTCGGAGTGGTCTACAGAGCGGTAGCTGCTACGGTCGAAAAGGTCCCCACCGACTTCGTAACCAACGATTTTAAGTATGTGGACCGCAGTAAGGTTATCCTCTCTTACATGAAAACAAGCCCAGAATTCGCTGCCTATATGGAGGAGTGCCGTGTGGATGTCATGGAAATGGCCTTGGCCAGGGCGAACATGTGA
- the LOC117138477 gene encoding sodium channel protein Nach, whose amino-acid sequence MRFSRIIEEYLKNSTLHGARFIVDKDASWIERIFWVICLVASWYASWLLIKASLSAFENNAISFVVESSFRDWNTNFPAIIVCESKNMDRIQEVAEQLWGADHDFTLEEVLSEIAFFRGESYHTVHECSGEEVTASCFYSNFSYYAELVRSSCADSISNCEWNNKPFECCKYFHRMETELGICYAINSMQAGKPKMPKLNMYSNRDSGPGALKMELHTEATVFILGTEEVPTLVTPKTDFLVVGPYISFVRYISKRDIENDEEIRQTSVHQRNCRFADENILDVHKFYSYSACTVQCRKDRQMELCNCSSHLSPNSPDWQLCNMEGLECLNRNYEDLSVIIAKWSKLRGRKGLVCDCLPSCTEVDITTVYDSKENMAGSQNAISRIEVGLIELPTERYKRNLVRGKLDLVVSIGGTTGLFVGASLLSFVEIFYYITIRPYTTYINEKRRLKRLIIPKRFQ is encoded by the exons ATGAGATTTAGCCGAATTATAGAGGAGTATCTTAAGAACTCCACTTTGCATGGAGCCCGGTTCATAGTAGACAAGGATGCCAGTTGGATAGAGAGGATATTTTGGGTCATTTGTCTCGTTGCTTCTTGGTACGCCTCTTGGTTGCTTATTAAAGCCTCGTTGA GTGCCTTCGAGAACAATGCCATCAGTTTCGTTGTGGAGAGTTCGTTTCGCGATTGGAATACAAATTTTCCTGCCATAATAGTCTGCGAATCGAAGAATATGGATCGCATTCAAGAGGTGGCTGAGCA aCTGTGGGGCGCTGATCACGACTTTACTTTGGAGGAGGTTCTCAGCGAGATTGCCTTCTTCCGCGGTGAATCCTACCACACAGTCCACGAATGCAGTGGCGAGGAGGTGACTGCCTCATGTTTCTACTCCAATTTCTCATATTACGCCGAATTAGTTAGGAGCAGTTGTGCGGACTCAATCAGCAATTGCGAGTGGAATAATAAACCATTTGAGTGCTGCAAGTACTTTCATCGCATGGAAACTGAGCTGGGAATTTGCTACGCCATTAATTCAATGCAAGCTGG GAAACCCAAAATGCCCAAGCTAAATATGTATTCGAATCGTGATAGTGGACCGGGCGCCTTAAAAATGGAATTGCACACTGAGGCCACG GTCTTTATACTCGGCACCGAAGAAGTTCCCACCCTGGTCACCCCTAAAACGGATTTCCTAGTTGTCGGACCATATATCTCCTTTGT gcGCTACATCTCTAAGCGCGACATTGAGAACGATGAAGAGATCCGCCAGACCAGCGTGCATCAGAGGAATTGCCGTTTCGCCGACGAGAACATCCTGGATGTGCACAAGTTCTATAGCTACAGTGCCTGCACGGTCCAGTGTCGGAAGGATCGGCAGATGGAGTTGTGCAACTGCTCCAGTCACCTGTCCCCGAACTCGCCCGATTGGCAGCTGTGCAACATGGAGGGTCTGGAGTGCCTCAATCGCAACTACGAGGACCTCTCGGTGATAATCGCAAAATGGTCGAAGCTCCGCGGTAGAAAGGGTCTGGTCTGTGATTGCCTGCCCTCTTGTACGGAAGTGGATATCACTACGGTGTACGACAGCAAAGAAAATATGGCTGGCAGTCAGAACGCCATCTCCAGAATCGAAGTTGGCCTCATAGAATTGCCCACGGAACGGTATAAAAGAAATTTAGTGCGTGGCAAGCTGGATTTAGTAG TGTCCATTGGCGGCACTACTGGCTTGTTTGTGGGCGCCAGTCTTCTCAGCTTTGTGGAGATATTTTACTACATCACTATACGTCCCTATACCACGTATATTAACGAGAAACGTCGACTAAAGCGATTGATTATACCCAAGAGATTTCAATGA
- the LOC117147738 gene encoding uncharacterized protein LOC117147738, whose amino-acid sequence MSTEPYSPVFTRENRTELFTSEECNKILANLLADKNEQGVLLNFDIVPATEHTGFLGEYFHLYLQYQLEDQKDVQTSRLFVKSVIFHNANMEFYMEKMGLIKKEIKLYDLLNELKKFSKHVWSAKCYFTRKDLFVMQNVEDMGYVALPPGTRFLNENQMGPILKSLATLHASSIAYEKQRGKTIGVEFKKWLKEVSVDPEVEWYTTGLKAVLAVAATHPDVLDSPEAQEYITQELPRCLDKVYCMVNPSPVHRNVFVHRDAWNANVFYHKEKPHEERSILVDFQLCRYSPPAMDFHLVTYLNLEPSSRKKMMGSLIKTYYDALAEEFGEMGVDPNQEQLSKQEFEQSLRDFSLFGATYNCIAATVLRLPDNYLKNLKDEHPEDFHRFCNVDRNADVLRLMKDHPEFADYMYECVGDLLALTYHKLN is encoded by the exons ATGAGTACGGAACCATATAGCCCCGTGTTCACGCGAGAAAACCGCACAGAATTGTTTACTTCAGAAGAGTGTAACAAGATTTTAGCAAATTTATTGGCCGATAAGAACGAGCAGGGTGTCCTACTCAATTTTGATATAGTGCCCGCCACGGAACACACTGGTTTCTTGGGTGAATACTTTCACTTGTACCTCCAGTACCAGTTGGAGGATCAGAAAGATGTACAAACCTCTCGACTGTTTGTCAAGTCGGTGATATTCCACAATGCGAATATGGAATtctatatggaaaaaatgggTCTCATTAAAAAGGAGATAAAGCTCTACGATTTGCTAAACGAGCTGAAGAAATTTT CTAAACATGTGTGGAGTGCCAAGTGCTATTTCACCCGGAAGGATCTGTTCGTAATGCAAAATGTAGAGGACATGGGATATGTGGCACTGCCCCCGGGAACTCGATTCCTAAATGAGAATCAGATGGGACCCATTCTGAAGTCCTTGGCTACCTTGCACGCCAGTAGTATTGCCTACGAAAAGCAGCGGGGAAAAACCATTGGCGTTGAGTTCAAAAAGTGGCTAAAGGAAGTGTCTGTTGATCCGGAAGTTGAATGGTATACCACGGGCCTAAAA GCTGTCTTAGCAGTGGCTGCCACCCATCCTGATGTCCTGGATAGTCCCGAGGCGCAGGAGTATATAACACAGGAGCTGCCTAGATGTCTGGACAAGGTTTACTGCATGGTGAATCCATCGCCAGTTCATAGGAATGTCTTTGTTCATCGTGATGCATGGAATGCGAATGTGTTCTACCACAAGGAGAAGCCCCACGAAGAGAGATCCATCCTGGTGGACTTCCAACTGTGTCGATATAGCCCGCCTGCCATGGATTTTCACTTGGTTACTTATCTTAATCTGGAACCCTCTAGTCGAAAGAAGATGATGGGCAGTCTAATCAAGACGTACTACGACGCATTGGCTGAGGAATTCGGAGAAATGGGTGTCGATCCTAATCAAGAGCAATTGAGTAAACAGGAGTTTGAGCAGTCTCTCCGGGACTTTTCTTTATTTGGAGCCACTTACAATTGCATAGCCGCTACCGTACTCCGCCTGCCCGATAATTATCTGAAAAACCTAAAGGATGAACACCCGGAGGACTTCCATCGCTTTTGCAATGTGGATCGGAATGCAGATGTTCTCCGTTTGATGAAAGATCATCCGGAGTTTGCAGATTATATGTACGAGTGTGTGGGTGACTTACTGGCACTGACATATCATAAACTAAACTGA
- the LOC117138562 gene encoding uncharacterized protein LOC117138562 — MATALELSPTEIRGLCQRYFYQDASNSDTGFDIINYTLKPTSDAPAGYLGSHLYLHVFLKLHNSEEVRQLTFFSKSAPVGNESRMEYLEDFGVFQKEIAVYQNVLPDLHKACAEVAPKCYYADKNLLIFENLADQGYRMGAGRDGLLTYEQLHCCLKTLAAMHAGSIIQEQRTGQKIAQSHPKSVVENAYPSDVSPEHLRMVNFQNACLVLKEFIKLIPKYQSKLDYVLENFTEKMSFIFEAVKTSDVYQNTLLHGDLWANNIMFQYGRYGEVPLQCRLVDFQLARYAPPVLDVLTVLTIPTSKEFRDAHLSELLAEYYRFMTEFLKRADLDIARFIPEQSFYESVQKFRSVGLIESCLFCHLVILPPQCTQKLTSSVDGFNDFFSNKRIEICLEAFNTDELYRSRLVDMIEDFVDQFVINV; from the coding sequence ATGGCGACTGCTTTGGAACTGAGTCCAACCGAGATTCGCGGCCTGTGCCAGCGGTACTTTTATCAAGATGCTTCCAATTCGGATACGGGATTCGATATAATCAACTATACTCTAAAGCCCACCTCGGATGCTCCAGCCGGATACTTGGGCAGCCACCTCTACCTGCACGTCTTCCTGAAGCTTCACAATTCCGAGGAGGTCCGGCAGCTCACATTCTTCTCGAAGTCGGCGCCCGTTGGTAATGAGTCGCGAATGGAATACCTAGAGGATTTTGGAGTGTTCCAAAAGGAAATCGCTGTCTACCAGAACGTTCTACCCGATCTTCACAAGGCCTGTGCAGAAGTGGCGCCGAAGTGCTATTACGCGGACAAGAATCTGCTGATCTTTGAGAACCTCGCAGATCAGGGCTATCGAATGGGTGCTGGGCGGGATGGTCTGCTGACCTATGAGCAGCTCCATTGCTGTCTAAAAACCTTGGCCGCCATGCATGCGGGTTCCATAATCCAGGAACAGAGAACGGGACAAAAAATAGCACAGTCTCATCCCAAATCGGTGGTGGAGAATGCCTATCCCAGTGATGTTTCGCCGGAACATCTGAGGATGGTTAACTTTCAAAATGCTTGTCTGGTGCTCAAGGAGTTCATCAAACTGATACCCAAATATCAGTCCAAGTTGGATTACGTATTGGAAAACTTTACAGAAAAGATGTCCTTTATTTTTGAGGCTGTCAAGACCTCGGATGTGTACCAGAATACCTTACTCCATGGCGATTTGTGGGCCAATAATATAATGTTCCAGTATGGCAGATATGGGGAGGTTCCACTGCAGTGCCGCCTTGTGGACTTCCAGTTGGCCAGATATGCCCCACCTGTCCTCGATGTCCTGACCGTTCTCACCATTCCCACTTCAAAAGAGTTCAGGGACGCCCATCTCAGTGAGCTTCTGGCGGAATACTACCGATTCATGACCGAGTTTCTCAAGCGTGCTGACCTGGATATAGCGCGTTTTATTCCAGAACAGAGTTTCTATGAATCCGTGCAGAAGTTTCGAAGTGTTGGCCTGATCGAAAGCTGTTTGTTCTGTCACCTGGTTATTCTACCACCTCAGTGCACCCAGAAACTGACCAGTTCAGTGGATGGCTTTAACGACTTTTTCAGTAATAAACGCATTGAGATTTGCCTGGAGGCCTTCAACACGGATGAGTTGTACAGAAGTCGGCTGGTCGACATGATTGAAGACTTTGTAGATCAATTTGTTATAAATGTTTAG